One region of Roseovarius faecimaris genomic DNA includes:
- a CDS encoding L-threonylcarbamoyladenylate synthase: MPIATEMLQADAAGLSRAAEIWHAGGLVAFPTETVYGLGGDARSDNAVARIFEAKGRPRFNPLIVHVPGVTAAKALVQWSDAADRLAAAFWPGPLTLVLPLRDGHGLSPLVTAELPTLAVRAPAHPVARALLKRFAGPVAAPSANPSGRISPTTAAHVQTGLGGRIEAIVDGGACDVGVESTIVGLWEQPVLLRPGGLPLEALEQALGAPLVVHGNDDTLTAPGQMASHYAPGAPVRLNAQAAREGEVLLGFGPVECDLNLSRAGDLVEAAANLFGALHTLDKRAAPIAVSPIPETGLGRAINDRLRRAAAPRT, from the coding sequence ATGCCAATTGCTACAGAAATGCTTCAAGCGGATGCGGCCGGTCTGTCGCGCGCGGCAGAGATCTGGCACGCGGGCGGGCTTGTCGCGTTTCCGACCGAGACGGTCTATGGTCTGGGCGGCGACGCGCGCAGCGACAACGCGGTGGCGCGCATTTTCGAGGCCAAGGGGCGACCCAGATTCAATCCTCTGATCGTGCATGTGCCGGGCGTGACCGCGGCAAAGGCACTGGTACAGTGGTCTGATGCGGCGGACCGGCTTGCAGCCGCTTTTTGGCCAGGCCCCTTGACGCTCGTGCTGCCGCTGCGCGACGGGCATGGCCTGTCGCCGCTGGTGACCGCCGAGTTGCCGACGCTGGCCGTCCGGGCGCCCGCACATCCAGTGGCGCGGGCCTTGCTGAAGCGGTTCGCGGGCCCCGTGGCCGCCCCTTCAGCCAACCCTTCGGGACGGATCAGCCCAACCACGGCTGCGCATGTGCAGACCGGGCTTGGCGGGCGGATTGAGGCGATTGTGGATGGCGGGGCCTGTGACGTAGGCGTTGAATCGACGATTGTGGGTCTTTGGGAGCAGCCTGTTCTTCTGCGCCCCGGGGGCTTGCCGCTGGAGGCTCTGGAGCAGGCACTGGGCGCGCCCTTGGTTGTACATGGTAATGACGACACGCTCACGGCTCCGGGACAAATGGCCTCGCATTACGCGCCCGGCGCGCCGGTGCGGCTGAACGCGCAAGCCGCGCGTGAGGGCGAGGTGCTGCTGGGCTTCGGGCCGGTGGAGTGCGATCTCAATCTCAGCCGCGCGGGCGATCTGGTGGAAGCGGCGGCAAATCTATTCGGCGCATTGCACACACTGGACAAACGCGCGGCACCGATTGCCGTTTCCCCCATACCCGAAACAGGGCTGGGTCGTGCGATCAATGATCGGTTGCGGCGGGCCGCAGCGCCCCGGACCTGA
- a CDS encoding acyl-CoA dehydrogenase — MTYRAPVEDYLFLLTHVVGLDQVTATDKFAEATPDMASAILTEAGRMCEDVLAPLQRAGDTHPAVLENGVVRTSPGFAEGYQAIADGGWVAISADPAYGGMGLPLCLTTAVNEMMSGACLSLQLNPLMTQGQIEALENHASDEIRQTYLPKLVSGEWCGTMNLTEAQAGSDVGALRSKAERNDDGSYSITGQKIFISWGDNDFTGNVCHLVLARLPDGGPGTKGISLFIVPKFIPDAEGNPGERNSLSVVSLEHKMGLHGSPTAVMQYDGAKGWLIGEEHDGIRCMFTMMNNARLGVGVQGIGAAEGAYQHALAYALERKQGRTPLHDGAGTILDHANVRRMMATMKADAFAARAIALANAVAIDMAHATGSSDWQARAAFLTPITKGFGTEIGINLANLGMQVHGGMGYIEETGAAQFLRDVRVTAIYEGTNGIQSMDLVGRKLADGGEAAAVLLDEIEEQAEAARQSLPDLAEPVWQATESLREATEWMVAQDNMNDRFAGSVPFLRAFARVLGGHYHLAAALAEGGDGSRTRLARFYIRALLPQYAAYLAHATLGATDLYALTEEDLGA; from the coding sequence ATGACATATCGCGCACCGGTTGAGGATTATCTCTTTTTGCTGACCCACGTCGTCGGATTGGATCAGGTGACGGCGACCGACAAATTTGCCGAGGCCACGCCCGACATGGCGTCGGCCATTCTTACCGAAGCCGGGCGCATGTGCGAAGACGTGCTGGCCCCGCTGCAACGGGCGGGTGACACGCACCCGGCGGTTCTGGAAAACGGGGTCGTGCGCACCTCGCCCGGTTTCGCCGAAGGATACCAGGCCATTGCCGATGGTGGCTGGGTGGCGATCTCGGCCGATCCGGCCTATGGCGGCATGGGCCTGCCGCTGTGCCTGACCACTGCCGTGAACGAGATGATGAGCGGGGCCTGCCTGAGCCTGCAGCTGAACCCGCTGATGACTCAGGGCCAGATCGAGGCGTTGGAGAACCATGCCAGCGACGAGATCAGACAGACCTATCTGCCCAAGCTGGTCAGCGGGGAGTGGTGCGGCACCATGAACCTCACAGAGGCGCAGGCGGGCAGCGACGTGGGCGCTCTGCGCTCCAAGGCCGAGCGTAATGATGACGGCAGCTATTCGATCACCGGGCAGAAGATCTTCATCTCGTGGGGTGACAACGACTTTACCGGGAATGTCTGTCACCTCGTCCTGGCGCGTCTGCCCGATGGCGGCCCCGGCACCAAGGGGATCAGCCTGTTCATCGTGCCGAAATTCATTCCTGACGCCGAGGGCAACCCGGGCGAGCGTAACAGCCTGAGCGTGGTCAGCCTGGAACACAAGATGGGCTTGCATGGCAGCCCGACGGCGGTGATGCAGTATGACGGCGCGAAGGGCTGGCTGATCGGCGAGGAACATGACGGTATACGTTGCATGTTCACCATGATGAACAACGCGCGGCTGGGTGTGGGCGTGCAGGGTATCGGCGCCGCTGAAGGGGCTTATCAGCATGCGCTCGCCTATGCGCTGGAGCGCAAGCAGGGCCGTACGCCGCTGCATGACGGGGCAGGCACGATCCTGGATCATGCCAATGTGCGCCGGATGATGGCCACGATGAAGGCCGATGCCTTTGCTGCCCGCGCCATTGCGCTGGCCAATGCTGTGGCGATCGACATGGCCCATGCCACGGGGTCGTCAGACTGGCAGGCGCGCGCGGCATTTCTGACGCCGATCACCAAGGGCTTCGGGACAGAGATCGGCATCAACCTGGCCAATCTTGGCATGCAGGTCCATGGCGGCATGGGATATATCGAAGAGACGGGCGCGGCGCAGTTCCTCCGCGACGTACGTGTCACGGCGATCTATGAGGGCACCAACGGGATCCAGTCGATGGACCTTGTGGGCCGCAAGCTGGCCGATGGCGGCGAGGCGGCGGCGGTGTTGCTCGATGAGATCGAAGAACAGGCCGAAGCGGCACGTCAGAGCCTGCCCGATCTGGCGGAACCGGTCTGGCAAGCCACCGAAAGCCTGCGCGAGGCGACCGAGTGGATGGTGGCGCAGGACAACATGAACGACCGCTTTGCCGGCTCTGTACCCTTCCTTCGTGCCTTCGCCCGTGTGCTGGGCGGGCACTATCACCTTGCCGCGGCCCTGGCCGAGGGGGGCGATGGTTCGCGCACCCGCCTCGCGCGGTTCTATATCCGGGCGTTGCTTCCCCAATATGCCGCCTATCTGGCTCATGCCACGCTGGGTGCCACGGATCTCTATGCTCTGACCGAGGAAGACCTCGGCGCATGA
- a CDS encoding MBL fold metallo-hydrolase — MKDATLQPMRFPWPEPPAHGESIEVAKGVLWIRLPLPMALDHVNIYALDEGDSWSIVDTGIHSRRSVTLWEQVLAGPLQGKPVSRVILTHHHPDHVGMAGWLMARFGAELVTTRTAWLMARMLILDQEERPTEQALRHWRRAGMDPEIYEQRKNDRPYNFADVCAPLPVGYTRLKQDDTLTSAGRTWDVHIGNGHAPEHLTLWSRDDNLVIAGDQIISSISPNIGVYPTEPEADPVADWLEACDRLSCLAREDHLVLSGHKLPFTGLPVRMRQLIENHHGALARLLAHLDTPKVASECFAPLFKRKIDGGIYGLALVEAVAHLNHLHQLGDVTRSLRDDGAWLWERAK; from the coding sequence ATGAAGGACGCCACATTACAGCCGATGCGCTTCCCTTGGCCCGAACCGCCCGCCCATGGCGAATCCATAGAGGTGGCGAAAGGCGTGCTCTGGATCAGGCTTCCGCTGCCCATGGCGCTGGATCATGTGAATATCTACGCGCTGGACGAAGGTGACAGCTGGTCCATCGTTGACACCGGCATCCACTCGCGCCGCTCAGTGACCCTTTGGGAGCAGGTGCTTGCCGGGCCATTGCAGGGCAAGCCGGTCAGCCGCGTGATCCTCACCCATCACCATCCTGATCATGTGGGCATGGCGGGCTGGCTGATGGCGCGCTTCGGTGCCGAACTTGTCACCACCCGCACTGCCTGGCTGATGGCGCGAATGCTGATCCTGGACCAAGAGGAACGCCCGACCGAGCAGGCGCTGCGCCATTGGCGCCGTGCGGGGATGGACCCCGAGATTTACGAGCAGCGCAAGAATGACCGGCCCTATAATTTCGCCGATGTCTGCGCGCCCCTGCCGGTGGGCTATACCCGGCTGAAACAGGATGACACGCTCACCTCTGCGGGCCGCACATGGGACGTGCATATCGGCAATGGCCACGCGCCCGAGCATCTGACGCTCTGGAGCCGGGACGATAATCTTGTCATAGCTGGCGATCAGATCATCAGTTCGATCAGCCCCAATATCGGCGTTTATCCGACCGAGCCCGAGGCCGACCCGGTGGCCGACTGGCTGGAGGCTTGCGACCGGCTCTCGTGCCTCGCGCGCGAGGATCATCTCGTGCTTTCAGGGCATAAACTGCCCTTCACCGGGCTGCCTGTCCGCATGCGCCAGCTTATCGAGAATCACCATGGCGCCCTGGCGCGCCTGCTGGCGCATCTCGATACGCCAAAGGTCGCTTCAGAGTGCTTTGCGCCGCTCTTCAAACGAAAAATTGATGGCGGGATCTACGGATTGGCCCTTGTCGAAGCGGTTGCACATCTCAATCATCTGCATCAGCTTGGTGATGTCACGCGCAGCCTGCGCGACGATGGCGCCTGGCTATGGGAGAGAGCGAAATGA
- a CDS encoding aa3-type cytochrome c oxidase subunit IV: protein MNIDVQEKTFAGFVKWVTWGAIVSIGVLVFLALVNS from the coding sequence ATGAACATCGACGTTCAAGAGAAGACCTTTGCAGGCTTCGTGAAATGGGTCACCTGGGGCGCGATCGTTTCGATCGGCGTGCTGGTGTTTCTTGCGCTGGTCAATTCCTGA
- a CDS encoding methylated-DNA--[protein]-cysteine S-methyltransferase: MNAEPNQSYHYHVMRRAIELIDDAEDALSLNDLATEMQMSPAHFQRLFTQWVGVSPKRYQQYLALGHAKTLLAQRFTTLGTAHELGLSGSGRLHDLFLRWEAMSPGEFARKGEGLKIYWGWFDSPFGLALVMGTERGICGIGFAAEAGEEATMEDLVSRWPKAAYVEDPMMLRDWVEAAFGAGGTGGERTPLYLIGAPFQIKVWEALLHIPSGQVTTYSEIAQSIGSPKAVRAVGTAVGRNPVSYLIPCHRALRKSGGLGGYHWGLPVKRAILAWESARAEA; encoded by the coding sequence ATGAATGCCGAGCCAAACCAGAGCTATCACTACCATGTCATGCGCCGGGCGATTGAGTTGATCGACGACGCCGAAGATGCGCTGAGTCTGAACGACCTCGCAACTGAGATGCAGATGAGCCCGGCACATTTTCAGAGGCTCTTCACACAATGGGTCGGCGTATCTCCGAAGCGCTATCAGCAATATCTGGCGCTCGGCCATGCCAAGACCTTGCTTGCACAGCGTTTTACGACGCTGGGCACAGCGCATGAGCTGGGCCTCAGCGGTTCCGGGCGCTTGCATGACCTCTTCCTGCGCTGGGAAGCGATGAGCCCGGGCGAATTCGCTCGCAAAGGCGAAGGTCTGAAGATTTACTGGGGTTGGTTTGACAGCCCGTTTGGACTCGCGCTCGTCATGGGTACCGAGAGAGGGATTTGCGGGATCGGCTTTGCCGCGGAAGCGGGTGAAGAGGCGACCATGGAAGATCTGGTCTCGCGATGGCCCAAGGCGGCATATGTCGAAGACCCGATGATGCTGCGTGACTGGGTGGAGGCCGCATTTGGTGCCGGTGGGACAGGGGGAGAGCGCACGCCGCTTTACCTGATCGGCGCGCCGTTTCAGATCAAGGTCTGGGAGGCCCTGCTGCACATCCCGTCAGGGCAAGTGACCACCTATTCGGAGATTGCTCAGAGCATTGGCAGCCCCAAGGCGGTACGCGCGGTGGGTACAGCGGTCGGGCGTAACCCGGTGAGCTATCTCATCCCGTGTCACCGGGCCTTGCGGAAATCCGGCGGACTGGGGGGCTATCATTGGGGGCTGCCCGTGAAACGGGCGATCCTCGCCTGGGAAAGCGCCCGGGCGGAGGCGTGA
- the nth gene encoding endonuclease III yields MAKQLDYHTIRAMFERFHAAEPEPKGELEHVNVYTLVVAVALSAQATDAGVNKATRTLFKVADTPQKMLDLGLEGLTEHIKTIGLFRQKAKNVMKLSQILVDEYGGEVPNSRAALQSLPGVGRKTANVVLNMWWGMPTQAVDTHIFRVGNRTGICPGKDVNAVERAIEDNIPADFQHHAHHWLILHGRYTCKARKPACGTCLIRDLCPFEDKTL; encoded by the coding sequence ATGGCCAAACAACTGGATTATCATACCATCCGCGCAATGTTCGAGCGCTTCCACGCCGCAGAGCCCGAGCCAAAGGGCGAGCTTGAGCATGTGAATGTCTACACACTGGTTGTGGCTGTGGCGCTTTCGGCTCAGGCAACTGATGCGGGGGTCAACAAGGCCACGCGCACGCTTTTCAAGGTGGCCGACACACCGCAGAAGATGCTCGATCTGGGCCTTGAGGGGCTGACTGAACATATCAAGACCATCGGCCTTTTCCGCCAGAAGGCGAAAAATGTCATGAAGCTGAGCCAGATTCTTGTCGATGAGTATGGCGGCGAAGTGCCAAATTCGCGCGCCGCGCTGCAATCGCTTCCGGGTGTGGGCCGCAAGACGGCCAACGTGGTGCTCAACATGTGGTGGGGTATGCCCACGCAGGCGGTCGATACCCATATCTTCCGTGTCGGTAACCGCACGGGCATCTGCCCAGGCAAGGACGTGAATGCCGTCGAGCGCGCCATCGAAGACAACATCCCGGCTGATTTTCAGCATCACGCCCATCACTGGTTGATCCTGCATGGCCGCTATACCTGCAAGGCACGCAAACCTGCCTGCGGCACCTGCCTAATCCGTGACCTTTGCCCCTTTGAGGACAAGACCCTATGA
- a CDS encoding adenosine kinase, with protein sequence MTKYQAVGIGNAVVDVICQSDDAFLSRMGIEKGIMQLIEMERAEFLYENMTERTQMAGGSVANTIAGLGALGLSTAFIGRVCDDGPGRDYVREMSDVGTDFVNAPVTGGELPTSRSMIFVSPDGERSMNTYLGISTELGPEDVPEEVAGGCGLLVLEGYLFDKDKGKAAFLEAARDCRAGGGKAGISLSDPFCVDRHRDDFRRLVRELDYVIGNDHEWLSLYQTEDLGAALEQAAAESGLVVCTRSGEDVVIVEGEETVRVPVDEITPVDTTGAGDQFAAGFLYGVATGAPLAVAGRMGCIAAAEVIAHYGARPEADVLAMFRAEGLI encoded by the coding sequence ATGACCAAGTATCAAGCCGTTGGCATCGGAAATGCCGTTGTCGATGTTATCTGCCAATCCGACGATGCCTTCCTCTCTCGCATGGGGATCGAGAAGGGCATCATGCAGCTCATCGAAATGGAACGTGCCGAGTTTCTCTATGAGAACATGACGGAACGCACCCAGATGGCGGGTGGGTCGGTGGCCAACACGATCGCGGGCCTCGGTGCGCTGGGGCTGAGCACCGCCTTTATCGGACGGGTCTGCGACGACGGTCCGGGCCGAGACTACGTGCGCGAGATGTCAGACGTCGGCACCGATTTTGTCAACGCGCCCGTGACGGGCGGTGAATTGCCGACCTCGCGGTCGATGATCTTTGTCTCGCCCGATGGCGAGCGGTCAATGAACACCTATCTCGGCATTTCGACCGAGCTTGGCCCCGAGGACGTACCGGAAGAGGTGGCCGGCGGCTGCGGCCTGCTGGTTCTGGAGGGCTATCTTTTCGACAAAGACAAGGGCAAGGCTGCCTTCCTGGAAGCCGCGCGCGATTGTCGCGCGGGTGGTGGCAAGGCGGGGATTTCGCTCTCCGATCCGTTCTGCGTCGACCGTCACCGCGACGATTTTCGGCGTCTGGTGCGTGAACTCGACTACGTGATCGGGAATGACCATGAATGGCTGTCTCTGTACCAGACCGAAGACCTCGGTGCCGCGCTGGAGCAAGCCGCGGCAGAGAGTGGCCTTGTCGTCTGTACTCGCTCGGGCGAGGACGTGGTGATTGTCGAAGGCGAAGAAACCGTGCGCGTCCCGGTGGACGAGATCACCCCGGTGGATACCACCGGTGCGGGCGATCAGTTCGCCGCAGGCTTCCTTTATGGCGTGGCCACGGGCGCGCCTCTGGCAGTGGCGGGCCGCATGGGTTGTATCGCCGCAGCGGAGGTTATCGCGCATTACGGTGCCCGCCCCGAGGCCGATGTGCTGGCCATGTTCCGGGCTGAGGGGTTGATCTGA
- a CDS encoding flavodoxin domain-containing protein: MSILILYASVEGQTGKIVHHLARILRKRGLEAALVDVGERNAKVSYDGVSHVILAAPVHERRHPKPFEVLLAADQEALTRLPVLMISVSLKAAFAQTREEAQDFLDEMKLRTGLAPDAELLVAGAVHPQAYDYYADQIMRHVVLRGQKIDPHSEHEFTDWDALDRDVLAFVESARTSA, encoded by the coding sequence ATGTCCATTCTCATCCTGTACGCCAGCGTCGAAGGTCAGACAGGCAAGATTGTGCATCACCTCGCACGTATCCTTCGTAAACGTGGGCTGGAGGCGGCACTGGTTGATGTCGGCGAGCGTAACGCAAAGGTGTCCTACGATGGGGTAAGTCACGTCATCCTCGCCGCGCCTGTACATGAGCGGCGGCACCCGAAACCGTTCGAGGTGCTGCTCGCGGCCGATCAGGAGGCGCTGACCCGGCTGCCGGTACTGATGATTTCAGTAAGCCTCAAAGCGGCGTTTGCTCAGACCAGGGAGGAGGCGCAGGATTTTCTTGACGAGATGAAACTGCGCACCGGCCTTGCGCCCGATGCCGAACTGCTTGTCGCAGGGGCCGTGCATCCGCAGGCTTACGACTACTACGCAGATCAGATTATGCGTCACGTGGTGCTGCGAGGTCAGAAGATCGATCCGCATAGTGAGCATGAATTCACCGACTGGGACGCTCTTGATCGCGACGTTCTGGCCTTTGTCGAGAGCGCAAGGACCAGCGCCTGA
- a CDS encoding sulfotransferase family protein: protein MGFPGTWMTESESVVYRVVPKCACSTIGQIMYYSDHGSFFDGDIHDATDGLHKWAREESQKLINANVKTHTSYAFTCVRNPYTRILSSFFDKICGIQRNGKRYRGKLVPLLIQKYGIEVGGDDGKQEFDQIKSFRRFLLFARDTIRWRRPMEPDIHWSAMSGHVSTFIANGGTYDKIIWTEHFNDGMGDVLKAIKTPTPVDLADIPRFNESEGHGPKRAHPVEEYFDDLSMHLIKEIYHRDFELFKYDFDDPSNKMPIGEIDLDEVHAKLGG, encoded by the coding sequence ATGGGGTTCCCAGGCACCTGGATGACCGAGAGTGAGAGTGTGGTGTATCGGGTGGTGCCGAAATGCGCCTGCTCGACCATCGGGCAGATCATGTATTACTCCGATCACGGTTCATTCTTCGATGGCGACATTCACGACGCCACTGATGGGCTGCATAAATGGGCCCGCGAAGAGAGCCAGAAGCTGATCAATGCCAATGTGAAGACCCACACCTCTTACGCCTTCACCTGTGTCCGCAACCCCTATACGCGCATCCTTTCGAGCTTTTTCGACAAGATTTGCGGCATACAGCGCAACGGCAAACGCTACCGCGGCAAACTGGTCCCGCTTTTGATTCAGAAATACGGGATCGAAGTGGGCGGCGATGACGGCAAGCAGGAGTTTGACCAGATCAAGAGCTTCCGCCGTTTTCTGCTCTTTGCGCGCGACACGATCCGCTGGCGCCGCCCGATGGAGCCGGATATCCACTGGTCGGCCATGTCGGGGCATGTTTCGACCTTCATCGCCAATGGCGGCACCTATGACAAGATCATATGGACCGAGCATTTCAACGACGGGATGGGCGACGTTTTGAAGGCTATCAAAACACCCACGCCGGTGGACCTGGCGGATATCCCGCGCTTCAACGAAAGCGAAGGCCACGGCCCCAAACGCGCACATCCGGTCGAGGAGTATTTCGACGATTTGTCGATGCATCTGATCAAGGAAATCTATCACCGCGATTTCGAGCTGTTCAAATACGACTTTGATGATCCCTCAAACAAGATGCCAATCGGCGAGATCGACCTCGACGAGGTACACGCCAAGCTCGGCGGGTGA
- a CDS encoding DUF5928 domain-containing protein, with product MAKIAFILLCHKDPDAIIRQAEMLTAAGDYMAIHFDASAKTEHFNKIKAALKDNPNVTFARKRIRCGWGEWSLVQASLHAVEAAVEQFPRATHFYMLSGDCMAIKSARYAHQFLDGDDVDYIESFDYFESDWIKTGWKEERLIYRHWFNERTQKWRFYQMFEWQKRLGLKRDIPHDIQVQIGSQWWCLRRRTIEWILDFIRKRRDVMRFFRTTWIPDETFFQTLVRHLVPDKEIKARTLTFLMFTDYGMPVTFYNDHYDLLLSQDYLFARKISPEALELKKRLGALYADDEASFQISNEGRNLFKFLTERGRSGRRFASRFWETESTLGRERELMIVICKKWHVAKRLLERIRQATNVPAIEYLFNEESTALPDLGGIQATIGKRTRHRRALMRMLFDYFETDRLIVCIDPGSLDLLQDFCGDRSVTKLLEVQCNFTDDYLIGHAMRVGLAGEQTPPDTLERLLPTIRGDMNFESDQIRDQEFENHLILRESDPKDHQSDLLSRFLNIPTDRAREIAEPDYLFAD from the coding sequence ATGGCAAAAATCGCCTTCATATTGCTGTGTCACAAAGACCCGGATGCCATCATCCGTCAGGCCGAGATGCTCACGGCAGCGGGCGATTATATGGCCATTCATTTCGATGCGTCCGCCAAGACAGAGCATTTCAACAAGATCAAGGCTGCTCTGAAGGACAATCCGAATGTCACTTTCGCGCGCAAACGCATTCGCTGCGGCTGGGGGGAGTGGTCTTTGGTGCAGGCCTCGCTTCATGCGGTTGAGGCAGCAGTGGAGCAGTTTCCGCGGGCAACCCATTTTTACATGCTTTCAGGCGATTGCATGGCGATCAAATCTGCCAGATATGCCCATCAGTTTCTGGATGGCGACGATGTCGATTACATCGAAAGCTTTGACTATTTCGAAAGCGACTGGATCAAGACAGGCTGGAAAGAAGAGCGGCTGATTTATCGCCACTGGTTCAATGAGCGCACCCAGAAATGGCGCTTTTACCAGATGTTCGAATGGCAAAAGCGGCTAGGACTCAAACGTGACATTCCCCATGATATTCAGGTCCAGATTGGCAGCCAGTGGTGGTGCCTGCGTCGTCGCACGATCGAATGGATATTGGATTTCATCCGCAAACGCCGAGATGTAATGCGTTTTTTCCGCACCACTTGGATCCCGGATGAGACCTTTTTTCAGACACTGGTGCGCCATCTTGTGCCAGATAAGGAAATCAAGGCGCGCACGCTTACCTTCCTGATGTTCACCGATTATGGCATGCCGGTCACGTTCTACAACGACCACTATGACTTGCTTCTCAGCCAGGACTATCTCTTCGCCCGAAAGATCAGCCCCGAGGCCTTGGAGCTGAAAAAACGGCTCGGGGCGCTCTATGCCGATGATGAGGCCAGCTTCCAGATTTCCAACGAGGGGCGCAACCTGTTCAAATTCCTTACCGAGCGGGGCCGTTCCGGCCGACGCTTCGCGTCTCGCTTCTGGGAGACGGAAAGCACACTCGGGCGTGAACGTGAGCTGATGATCGTGATCTGCAAGAAGTGGCACGTGGCAAAGCGCCTGCTTGAGCGTATCCGACAGGCGACCAATGTGCCGGCGATCGAGTATCTGTTCAATGAAGAAAGCACGGCCCTGCCCGATCTTGGAGGCATTCAGGCCACTATCGGAAAACGCACGCGCCATCGGCGGGCACTGATGCGGATGCTGTTTGACTATTTTGAAACCGACAGGCTGATTGTCTGTATCGACCCGGGAAGTCTGGATCTTCTGCAGGATTTCTGCGGCGACCGGTCGGTCACCAAGCTTCTGGAAGTCCAGTGCAATTTTACCGATGATTATCTGATCGGTCATGCTATGCGCGTGGGGCTGGCCGGTGAACAGACGCCGCCCGATACGCTTGAGCGGCTCCTGCCCACCATCCGGGGCGATATGAACTTTGAAAGTGACCAGATCCGCGATCAGGAGTTTGAGAACCACCTGATCCTGCGCGAAAGCGATCCGAAGGATCACCAGAGCGATCTGTTGTCGCGCTTTCTGAATATCCCGACGGACCGCGCCCGCGAAATTGCTGAACCTGACTATCTTTTTGCAGACTGA
- a CDS encoding histidine triad nucleotide-binding protein, whose protein sequence is MSYAYDDQNIFARILRGEIPNDTVLETEHTLAFNDIQPQAPVHVLVIPKGAYVCFDHFCAEASDAELTDFARAAAEVCRIKGVCPDGSGEGYRTISNAGPDGVQEVPHYHLHILGGRHMGPMVKKA, encoded by the coding sequence ATGTCCTATGCCTATGATGATCAGAATATCTTCGCCAGGATCCTGCGTGGAGAAATTCCGAATGATACCGTGCTCGAAACGGAGCATACGCTCGCCTTCAATGACATACAGCCGCAAGCCCCGGTGCATGTGCTGGTAATTCCCAAGGGGGCTTATGTGTGTTTCGACCATTTTTGTGCTGAGGCGTCTGACGCAGAGCTGACGGATTTCGCCCGTGCTGCCGCGGAGGTTTGCCGGATCAAGGGTGTCTGCCCCGATGGTTCCGGTGAAGGTTATCGGACCATTTCCAACGCCGGACCCGACGGTGTGCAGGAAGTTCCGCATTATCATCTGCATATTCTGGGCGGCCGTCACATGGGGCCGATGGTGAAGAAGGCGTAA
- the panC gene encoding pantoate--beta-alanine ligase codes for MIPPILRTLPELRATTRPWQLSGARIGVVPTMGALHDGHLSLVAAAKTVCDHVIVTIFVNPKQFNSEEDLKNYPRTEDEDARKLERFGIDAIYCPDGPQIYPDGFATTVSVAGLTDVMDGVMRPGHFDGVATVVTKLFTQTSATDAFFGEKDYQQLQVVTRLARDLDIPLTVHGCPTIREIDGLAMSSRNLLLSDRARTRAPALYEEMEAVAEGLRDGQPFAELHATALSRLDAAGFTKVEYLDLRAADDLSTLKSPTRPARLFAAAWLAGVRLIDNIAV; via the coding sequence ATGATCCCTCCGATCCTTCGCACTCTGCCAGAGTTGCGCGCCACCACCCGCCCCTGGCAGCTTTCCGGCGCGCGCATTGGTGTGGTGCCCACCATGGGGGCCTTGCATGATGGCCACCTGTCCCTCGTCGCGGCGGCCAAGACCGTCTGCGATCATGTGATCGTCACGATTTTCGTGAATCCAAAGCAGTTCAACTCCGAAGAAGACCTCAAGAATTATCCCCGCACCGAAGACGAGGATGCCCGCAAGCTCGAACGTTTCGGAATTGATGCCATCTATTGCCCCGATGGCCCGCAGATCTATCCCGACGGCTTCGCCACAACGGTGTCCGTTGCGGGCCTGACCGACGTGATGGACGGCGTGATGCGCCCCGGCCATTTCGATGGCGTGGCCACGGTTGTTACCAAGCTCTTTACCCAGACCTCAGCGACCGATGCATTCTTTGGCGAAAAGGATTACCAGCAGCTTCAGGTCGTGACCCGCCTTGCGCGCGATCTCGATATCCCGCTCACCGTACATGGGTGCCCGACCATCCGCGAAATCGACGGGCTTGCCATGTCCTCACGCAACCTGCTGCTCTCCGATCGCGCGCGCACCCGCGCGCCGGCCCTTTATGAGGAGATGGAAGCCGTCGCCGAGGGCCTCCGCGACGGCCAGCCTTTTGCTGAGCTGCATGCCACGGCCCTCTCCCGTCTGGATGCTGCAGGATTTACCAAGGTCGAGTATCTCGATCTGCGTGCCGCCGATGACCTGAGTACGCTCAAGTCGCCCACACGCCCGGCGCGTCTGTTTGCCGCCGCGTGGCTGGCGGGGGTGCGCCTGATCGACAATATCGCCGTTTAG